The sequence below is a genomic window from Pseudomonadota bacterium.
CGTGCCGCCAGGTCCCAGGCCGCCATGTCGATGGCTGACTTCACCGCGGGCTGACCGAACATGAGATCGTTGAGGTGGTCGGCCAGCCGCGCGGGCGCGTCAGCGCGCTGGCCCACGACATCGGGCAGCAACCGCGTGATACCGGCACGGATCGCCTCGGGAAACGCTTCGGCATAGAAGGCGCCAAGCGGCGCGGCCTCACCCCAGCCGATGGTGCCGTCTTCGGCCATCAGCGCCACGATTGAGCTGTCGAAACCATCTTCCGCATGGCCGCGGCAAACATAGGGTCCGGCGGCGAAGGGCTGGATTTGGCGATAGAGGCGGGCTGCGGCGATCTTCATGAGACCAACAGACTACAGGAGCA
It includes:
- a CDS encoding mandelate racemase; translated protein: MKIAAARLYRQIQPFAAGPYVCRGHAEDGFDSSIVALMAEDGTIGWGEAAPLGAFYAEAFPEAIRAGITRLLPDVVGQRADAPARLADHLNDLMFGQPAVKSAIDMAAWDLAAR